A stretch of Geobacter sp. DNA encodes these proteins:
- a CDS encoding LysR family transcriptional regulator, with translation MESLYLKTFLEVVRAGSISRAADILCVTQPAVSRRIKFMEDQYGFPLLDRTAQHLKLTEAGQIVLEKAEKLLEIESELLVGLRSLSKKIHISFCCSPAFGIAHLPCILKEFMLDHAETAELQFIFSKPEEIVQGTQEGLFDLALIEHCNAIDLTEFCTYPLPGDAMVFASAPALGLPTPELALDDLLDVPLFVRKEGCCSRILMEENLRRIGRELREFKKVIVYDDLHVIIRSVLDGDGIAFIPQDLFIDHLQKGLLHQHTLPGFVHHRNRTLLMRDKRPETTKPLREFIDTIFRHFDLDSPL, from the coding sequence ATGGAGTCGTTATACCTGAAAACATTCCTTGAAGTCGTACGCGCCGGGAGCATCTCACGGGCGGCTGACATACTCTGCGTGACCCAACCGGCTGTTTCCCGACGCATCAAGTTCATGGAGGATCAGTACGGGTTTCCCCTGCTCGATCGCACCGCCCAACACCTGAAACTGACCGAGGCCGGGCAGATTGTCCTGGAAAAAGCGGAAAAACTCCTGGAGATCGAATCGGAACTGCTGGTCGGCCTTCGCTCGCTCTCAAAAAAGATTCATATCTCCTTCTGCTGCTCGCCGGCGTTCGGCATCGCCCATCTCCCCTGCATTCTCAAGGAGTTCATGCTGGATCACGCAGAAACTGCAGAGCTGCAGTTTATCTTCAGCAAGCCGGAGGAAATTGTCCAGGGGACGCAGGAAGGCCTCTTCGATCTGGCGTTGATCGAGCATTGCAACGCCATTGACCTGACGGAATTCTGCACCTATCCGTTGCCGGGCGATGCCATGGTCTTTGCCAGCGCGCCAGCGCTCGGCCTTCCGACCCCTGAACTGGCTCTTGACGACCTGCTCGACGTACCACTGTTTGTCCGCAAGGAAGGGTGCTGTTCGCGGATTCTCATGGAGGAAAACCTGCGCAGGATCGGCAGGGAGTTGCGTGAATTCAAAAAGGTCATCGTCTATGACGATCTCCATGTCATCATCAGGTCCGTCCTCGACGGCGACGGCATCGCCTTTATCCCTCAAGACCTGTTCATCGACCATCTGCAGAAGGGACTGCTCCACCAGCACACCTTGCCCGGATTCGTACATCACCGCAACCGGACCCTGCTGATGCGCGACAAGCGCCCGGAAACCACCAAACCGCTCAGAGAGTTTATTGACACCATTTTCCGCCACTTCGATCTGGACTCACCACTCTGA
- a CDS encoding metalloregulator ArsR/SmtB family transcription factor — protein sequence MNNPTEYQADILKALGQATRLKIVEFLREGERCVCEIFPAIGEEQSNTSRHLNTLQASGILSRRKDGLKIYYAIKHPEVLVIVDLARQIMVQEITGKNLLLQAV from the coding sequence ATGAACAATCCTACCGAATACCAGGCCGATATCCTGAAGGCCCTTGGACAGGCGACCCGTCTGAAGATCGTCGAGTTCCTGCGCGAGGGAGAGCGTTGCGTCTGCGAGATCTTCCCCGCCATCGGCGAGGAGCAGTCCAATACCTCCCGCCACCTGAACACGCTGCAGGCCAGCGGCATCCTCTCCCGGCGCAAGGATGGGCTGAAGATCTACTACGCCATCAAGCACCCGGAAGTATTGGTCATCGTGGACCTGGCCAGACAGATCATGGTCCAGGAGATCACCGGCAAAAACCTGCTGCTGCAAGCAGTCTGA
- a CDS encoding permease, translating into MLKQFADYLVFDLMGLQPGSGAGEAADFFIYDTVKIFLLLATIIYVVAIIRSWFPPERTKRILSHNREYVGNVMAALLGIVTPFCSCSAVPLFIGFVESGVPLGVTFSFLISSPMVNEVALIMLWGMFGWRIALIYIATGLLVAIVAGMVIGRLKMERYVQDYVWEMQVGNGEIVEQAWPERFAYAREYTTSLLKKIWPYVVAGVGVGAFIHGYVPQDFLARWAGRDNPFAVPVAVALGVPLYSNAAGVIPIVQALTAKGMAIGTVLAFMMAVTALSLPEAVILSNVLKKPLLATFFGIVATAIVIVGYLFNAIL; encoded by the coding sequence ATGCTGAAACAGTTCGCCGACTACCTCGTTTTCGACCTCATGGGGCTCCAACCCGGCTCCGGGGCCGGTGAAGCGGCAGATTTCTTTATCTACGACACCGTCAAGATCTTCCTCCTTCTCGCCACCATCATCTACGTGGTCGCCATCATCCGTTCCTGGTTCCCGCCGGAGCGGACCAAGCGGATCCTCTCCCACAACCGCGAATACGTCGGCAACGTCATGGCGGCGCTGCTCGGGATCGTCACCCCCTTCTGCTCCTGCTCGGCAGTGCCGCTCTTCATCGGCTTCGTGGAGTCGGGGGTGCCGCTGGGCGTGACCTTTTCCTTTCTGATCTCGTCCCCCATGGTCAACGAGGTGGCGCTGATCATGCTCTGGGGGATGTTCGGCTGGCGGATCGCCCTGATCTACATCGCTACCGGACTGCTGGTGGCCATTGTAGCCGGCATGGTCATCGGCCGGTTGAAGATGGAGCGTTATGTCCAGGATTACGTCTGGGAGATGCAGGTCGGAAACGGTGAGATTGTGGAACAGGCGTGGCCGGAGCGGTTTGCCTATGCCCGCGAATATACCACGAGCCTCCTGAAAAAGATCTGGCCCTACGTGGTGGCCGGGGTCGGGGTCGGCGCCTTCATCCATGGCTATGTGCCGCAGGATTTCCTTGCCCGCTGGGCCGGCCGCGACAACCCGTTTGCCGTCCCGGTTGCGGTGGCCCTCGGTGTGCCGCTCTACAGCAACGCCGCCGGGGTGATCCCGATCGTCCAGGCGCTCACCGCCAAGGGGATGGCCATCGGCACGGTGCTGGCTTTCATGATGGCGGTCACGGCCCTGTCGCTGCCGGAGGCGGTCATCCTCAGCAACGTGCTGAAGAAACCGCTGCTGGCGACCTTCTTCGGCATCGTGGCCACGGCGATCGTCATCGTCGGCTATCTGTTCAATGCCATTCTATAA
- a CDS encoding DUF4405 domain-containing protein, whose protein sequence is MPFYNGEAQGVTMERNPFFNRVLISLVTAFSFVAMSLSGIAAFIVPQGKVAYWTNWTFLGLSKTQWGNIHITTSVLFLVAGIWHTCYNWTPLMQYLRGIPGRMAAGWRDLAISILITLFFTIGAVTRTPPLNYVLDFNSWIKDAWVRTPADDPPFGHAELLSLKGFCKKMYIDPDEALRELQRAGLHVVDENVTLERIASANGVTPAKVYQVIRKLERPDSSVLLPAAVPLPAATKPATPESPRKKATVTPGKPSGAAKADTMVPRYTNDLVVERFEGKGIGRKTLEAICLELNLDPARIKQKLAAQQMAVKDDETLKDAASRLGVVPIELLKAMVVGEPITSAE, encoded by the coding sequence ATGCCATTCTATAATGGAGAGGCTCAAGGAGTAACGATGGAGCGAAACCCCTTTTTCAACCGCGTGCTGATCTCGCTGGTCACGGCCTTCAGTTTCGTGGCCATGTCCCTATCGGGCATCGCCGCCTTCATCGTCCCCCAGGGGAAGGTCGCCTACTGGACCAACTGGACGTTTCTCGGCCTCTCCAAGACCCAGTGGGGCAACATCCACATCACCACCAGTGTCTTGTTCCTGGTCGCCGGCATCTGGCATACCTGCTATAACTGGACGCCGCTCATGCAGTATCTGCGCGGCATTCCCGGCCGGATGGCGGCTGGCTGGCGCGATCTGGCCATTTCCATCCTGATCACCCTCTTCTTCACCATCGGCGCCGTCACCAGGACCCCGCCGCTCAACTACGTCCTCGATTTCAACAGCTGGATCAAGGACGCCTGGGTGCGGACCCCTGCCGACGACCCGCCGTTCGGCCACGCCGAGCTGCTGTCGCTCAAGGGGTTCTGCAAGAAGATGTACATCGACCCGGATGAGGCGCTGCGGGAGCTGCAACGTGCCGGTTTGCACGTTGTCGACGAAAATGTCACCCTGGAGCGGATAGCCAGTGCAAACGGCGTTACCCCGGCCAAGGTTTACCAGGTGATCAGGAAGCTGGAACGGCCGGATTCATCGGTTTTGTTACCCGCTGCCGTGCCTTTGCCTGCGGCAACCAAGCCTGCTACCCCCGAATCGCCCCGTAAGAAAGCGACGGTAACGCCCGGCAAGCCAAGTGGCGCAGCAAAAGCGGACACCATGGTCCCCCGTTACACCAACGACCTGGTGGTCGAACGGTTCGAGGGGAAAGGGATCGGCAGGAAGACCCTGGAGGCGATCTGCCTGGAGCTCAACCTGGACCCTGCCAGAATCAAGCAGAAACTGGCGGCTCAACAGATGGCCGTCAAGGATGACGAAACCCTCAAGGACGCGGCAAGCCGTCTGGGCGTGGTCCCGATCGAACTGCTCAAGGCCATGGTGGTTGGCGAACCGATAACCTCGGCAGAGTAA